The Medicago truncatula cultivar Jemalong A17 chromosome 4, MtrunA17r5.0-ANR, whole genome shotgun sequence genome includes a region encoding these proteins:
- the LOC25491581 gene encoding ribonuclease II, chloroplastic/mitochondrial isoform X1 has product MAVRAVNTYSLLRPSSPSLSTVPRFFSPHHPLPSALRFHPPSSSHVCHTQTRSIKSLFETVMEELQAKRKLRKKIVSVNASSSNTELLNEEHVEDRLVKRSLQKGLLLEFKKDSDKILLAVAQRPDGKKNWMVSDQNGVTSSIKPQQVTYIVPGISNFDQADITHFVQKAQYNMDPSLLEFAWFELHEKNKSVTVEEMAEIIFGRVEPLESYSAHLLLSKDEIYFTILESKGLRCVYGPRPSEQVEELIRRKVAKEAAEKEFQNFIKLLGSAKSMPSHDKPSKSSWQDDEKIWSRIESLEAYAIDACISDKQRETAGIILKEMGLAKTSSSAVNLLIDIGYFPVHVNLDLLKLRIPTDHLEKITSAAQSLLSDSSDPDEINRKNLTNLKVYAIDVDEADELDDALSATKLQDGRINIWIHVADATRYVQPGSIVDREAMRRGTSVFLPTATYSMFPENLAMGAMSLRQGEVCNAVTVSVVLHDDGSIAECSVFNSVIKPTYMLTYESASELLNLNLEEEVELRILSEAANLRLNWRRQQGAVETATLEARIKVSNPEDPEPSINLYVENQADPAMRLVSEMMILCGEAIATFGSRNNIPLPYRGQPQSDINLSEFSHLPEGPVRSFALVKIMRAAEIDFRKPARHGVLGIPGYVQFTSPIRRYLDLLAHYQIKAFLRGEPPPFTSGNLEGLASGVNEKVRAVRKLSNSSLRYWILEYLRKQPKERRYRALVLKFLKDRIAALLLVEVGFQATAWVSVGSQIGDEVVVKVEQSHPRDDIIYVKEVARG; this is encoded by the exons ATGGCCGTTCGAGCAGTTAACACCTACTCGCTCCTCCGCCCTTCTTCCCCATCTCTCTCCACCGTCCCCCGCTTCTTCTCCCCACACCACCCTCTCCCCTCCGCTCTCCGCTTCCATCCTCCCTCCTCCTCCCATGTCTGCCATACTCAAACTCGCTCCATCAAAAGCCTCTTCGAAACCGTTATGGAAGAACTTCAAGCCAAACGTAAACTCCGCAAGAAAATCGTTTCCGTTAACGCTTCTTCTTCAAA CACGGAACTATTGAATGAAGAGCATGTTGAAGATAGACTTGTGAAGCGTTCCTTGCAAAAAGGTTTGCTTTTGGAATTCAAGAAAGATTCTGATAAAATATTGCTAGCAGTAGCTCAGAGACCTGATGGCAAGAAGAACTGGATGGTTTCAGATCAG AATGGTGTCACTAGTTCCATCAAGCCACAACAAGTGACATATATTGTTCCCGGCATATCCAATTTTGACCAAGCAGATATCACACATTTTGTTCAGAAAGCTCAGTACAACATG GACCCATCACTACTTGAATTTGCTTGGTTTGAGCTACATGAAAAGAATAAGTCCGTGACAGTTGAAGAGATGGCTGAG ATAATTTTTGGTCGTGTTGAGCCTCTTGAGAGTTATTCTGCTCATCTCTTGCTATCAAAAGACGAAATATACTTCACTATACTTGAATCTAAAGGATTGCGTTGCGTTTATGGACCTCGACCAAGTGAGCAG GTTGAGGAGCTTATTCGTAGAAAGGTTGCAAAGGAAGCTGCTGAGAAAGAATTTCAGAACTTCATTAAACTGTTAGGCTCTGCAAAATCAATGCCTTCACATGATAAACCTTCCAAATCTTCATGGCAGGATGATGAGAAAATTTGGAGCAGAATTGAGTCACTTGAAGCATATGCTATTGATGCTTGTATAAGTGATAAACAAAGGGAAACAGCCGGGATA ATACTAAAGGAAATGGGTCTGgcaaaaacatcatcttcagcTGTAAATCTCTTGATAGATATTGGGTATTTTCCTGTACATGTCAATCTTGATTTGTTGAAATTGAGAATTCCCACTGATCACTTGGAAAAGATCACATCAGCTGCCCAAAGTCTTCTATCAGACTCATCTGATCCAGACGAG ATTAACAGGAAGAACCTTACTAACCTGAAGGTCTATGCCATTGATGTTGATGAAGCTGATGAG CTTGATGATGCTCTGAGTGCAACAAAGTTACAAGATGGTCGGATTAACATTTGGATACATGTTGCAGACGCAACTAGATATGTTCAACCTGGAAGTATTGTGGATAG GGAGGCTATGAGAAGGGGAACTTCTGTTTTCTTGCCCACTGCTACATATTCTATGTTTCCAGAAAATCTTGCCATGGGAGCTATGAGTTTGAGACAAGGGGAGGTTTGTAATGCTGTTACTGTATCAGTTGTGCTGCATGACGATGGCAG CATTGCAGAATGTTCAGTGTTCAACTCAGTGATTAAACCAACTTACATGTTAACATATGAGAGCGCATCAGAGCTACTCAATTTGAACCTTGAAGAGGAGGTTGAACTTAGAATTTTGTCTGAGGCTGCAAATCTTCGGTTAAATTGGCGCCGCCAGCAG GGTGCAGTCGAGACAGCAACATTAGAAGCTCGCATCAAAGTGTCTAATCCAGAGGATCCAGAGCCATCAATAAACCTTTATGTAGAAAATCAGGCAGACCCTGCAATGCGATTAGTCTCTGAGATGATGATCCTCTGTGGCGAAGCTATAGCTACATTTGGATCTCGGAATAACATTCCTTTACCCTACAGGGGACAACCTCAATCAGATATAAATCTTTCTGAATTTTCCCATCTTCCAGAAGGGCCTGTTAGGAGCTTTGCCCTAGTCAAGATAATGCGTGCAGCTGAAATTGATTTCAGGAAGCCAGCACGCCACGGGGTTTTGGGAATTCCTGGTTATGTTCAATTTACCTCTCCCATCCGTAGATATTTGGACCTTCTTGCTCATTATCAG ATAAAGGCATTTCTTAGAGGCGAGCCTCCACCCTTTACATCTGGTAATCTCGAAGGTCTAGCATCAGGTGTAAATGAGAAAGTTAGAGCAGTGAGGAAGCTCTCCAACAGTAGTCTCCGTTACTGGATACTAGAATATTTACGAAAACAACCAAAAGAGAGAAGATACCGTGCTTTAGtccttaaatttttgaaagatcgCATTGCAGCTCTGTTGTTGGTTGAG GTTGGATTTCAAGCTACTGCTTGGGTCTCAGTTGGATCACAGATAGGGGATGAAGTAGTGGTTAAGGTTGAACAGTCACATCCACGtgatgatattatttatgtgaaGGAGGTTGCAAGAGGTTGA
- the LOC25491581 gene encoding ribonuclease II, chloroplastic/mitochondrial isoform X2, whose product MAVRAVNTYSLLRPSSPSLSTVPRFFSPHHPLPSALRFHPPSSSHVCHTQTRSIKSLFETVMEELQAKRKLRKKIVSVNASSSNTELLNEEHVEDRLVKRSLQKGLLLEFKKDSDKILLAVAQRPDGKKNWMVSDQNGVTSSIKPQQVTYIVPGISNFDQADITHFVQKAQYNMDPSLLEFAWFELHEKNKSVTVEEMAEIIFGRVEPLESYSAHLLLSKDEIYFTILESKGLRCVYGPRPSEQILKEMGLAKTSSSAVNLLIDIGYFPVHVNLDLLKLRIPTDHLEKITSAAQSLLSDSSDPDEINRKNLTNLKVYAIDVDEADELDDALSATKLQDGRINIWIHVADATRYVQPGSIVDREAMRRGTSVFLPTATYSMFPENLAMGAMSLRQGEVCNAVTVSVVLHDDGSIAECSVFNSVIKPTYMLTYESASELLNLNLEEEVELRILSEAANLRLNWRRQQGAVETATLEARIKVSNPEDPEPSINLYVENQADPAMRLVSEMMILCGEAIATFGSRNNIPLPYRGQPQSDINLSEFSHLPEGPVRSFALVKIMRAAEIDFRKPARHGVLGIPGYVQFTSPIRRYLDLLAHYQIKAFLRGEPPPFTSGNLEGLASGVNEKVRAVRKLSNSSLRYWILEYLRKQPKERRYRALVLKFLKDRIAALLLVEVGFQATAWVSVGSQIGDEVVVKVEQSHPRDDIIYVKEVARG is encoded by the exons ATGGCCGTTCGAGCAGTTAACACCTACTCGCTCCTCCGCCCTTCTTCCCCATCTCTCTCCACCGTCCCCCGCTTCTTCTCCCCACACCACCCTCTCCCCTCCGCTCTCCGCTTCCATCCTCCCTCCTCCTCCCATGTCTGCCATACTCAAACTCGCTCCATCAAAAGCCTCTTCGAAACCGTTATGGAAGAACTTCAAGCCAAACGTAAACTCCGCAAGAAAATCGTTTCCGTTAACGCTTCTTCTTCAAA CACGGAACTATTGAATGAAGAGCATGTTGAAGATAGACTTGTGAAGCGTTCCTTGCAAAAAGGTTTGCTTTTGGAATTCAAGAAAGATTCTGATAAAATATTGCTAGCAGTAGCTCAGAGACCTGATGGCAAGAAGAACTGGATGGTTTCAGATCAG AATGGTGTCACTAGTTCCATCAAGCCACAACAAGTGACATATATTGTTCCCGGCATATCCAATTTTGACCAAGCAGATATCACACATTTTGTTCAGAAAGCTCAGTACAACATG GACCCATCACTACTTGAATTTGCTTGGTTTGAGCTACATGAAAAGAATAAGTCCGTGACAGTTGAAGAGATGGCTGAG ATAATTTTTGGTCGTGTTGAGCCTCTTGAGAGTTATTCTGCTCATCTCTTGCTATCAAAAGACGAAATATACTTCACTATACTTGAATCTAAAGGATTGCGTTGCGTTTATGGACCTCGACCAAGTGAGCAG ATACTAAAGGAAATGGGTCTGgcaaaaacatcatcttcagcTGTAAATCTCTTGATAGATATTGGGTATTTTCCTGTACATGTCAATCTTGATTTGTTGAAATTGAGAATTCCCACTGATCACTTGGAAAAGATCACATCAGCTGCCCAAAGTCTTCTATCAGACTCATCTGATCCAGACGAG ATTAACAGGAAGAACCTTACTAACCTGAAGGTCTATGCCATTGATGTTGATGAAGCTGATGAG CTTGATGATGCTCTGAGTGCAACAAAGTTACAAGATGGTCGGATTAACATTTGGATACATGTTGCAGACGCAACTAGATATGTTCAACCTGGAAGTATTGTGGATAG GGAGGCTATGAGAAGGGGAACTTCTGTTTTCTTGCCCACTGCTACATATTCTATGTTTCCAGAAAATCTTGCCATGGGAGCTATGAGTTTGAGACAAGGGGAGGTTTGTAATGCTGTTACTGTATCAGTTGTGCTGCATGACGATGGCAG CATTGCAGAATGTTCAGTGTTCAACTCAGTGATTAAACCAACTTACATGTTAACATATGAGAGCGCATCAGAGCTACTCAATTTGAACCTTGAAGAGGAGGTTGAACTTAGAATTTTGTCTGAGGCTGCAAATCTTCGGTTAAATTGGCGCCGCCAGCAG GGTGCAGTCGAGACAGCAACATTAGAAGCTCGCATCAAAGTGTCTAATCCAGAGGATCCAGAGCCATCAATAAACCTTTATGTAGAAAATCAGGCAGACCCTGCAATGCGATTAGTCTCTGAGATGATGATCCTCTGTGGCGAAGCTATAGCTACATTTGGATCTCGGAATAACATTCCTTTACCCTACAGGGGACAACCTCAATCAGATATAAATCTTTCTGAATTTTCCCATCTTCCAGAAGGGCCTGTTAGGAGCTTTGCCCTAGTCAAGATAATGCGTGCAGCTGAAATTGATTTCAGGAAGCCAGCACGCCACGGGGTTTTGGGAATTCCTGGTTATGTTCAATTTACCTCTCCCATCCGTAGATATTTGGACCTTCTTGCTCATTATCAG ATAAAGGCATTTCTTAGAGGCGAGCCTCCACCCTTTACATCTGGTAATCTCGAAGGTCTAGCATCAGGTGTAAATGAGAAAGTTAGAGCAGTGAGGAAGCTCTCCAACAGTAGTCTCCGTTACTGGATACTAGAATATTTACGAAAACAACCAAAAGAGAGAAGATACCGTGCTTTAGtccttaaatttttgaaagatcgCATTGCAGCTCTGTTGTTGGTTGAG GTTGGATTTCAAGCTACTGCTTGGGTCTCAGTTGGATCACAGATAGGGGATGAAGTAGTGGTTAAGGTTGAACAGTCACATCCACGtgatgatattatttatgtgaaGGAGGTTGCAAGAGGTTGA
- the LOC25491581 gene encoding ribonuclease II, chloroplastic/mitochondrial isoform X3: MDPSLLEFAWFELHEKNKSVTVEEMAEIIFGRVEPLESYSAHLLLSKDEIYFTILESKGLRCVYGPRPSEQVEELIRRKVAKEAAEKEFQNFIKLLGSAKSMPSHDKPSKSSWQDDEKIWSRIESLEAYAIDACISDKQRETAGIILKEMGLAKTSSSAVNLLIDIGYFPVHVNLDLLKLRIPTDHLEKITSAAQSLLSDSSDPDEINRKNLTNLKVYAIDVDEADELDDALSATKLQDGRINIWIHVADATRYVQPGSIVDREAMRRGTSVFLPTATYSMFPENLAMGAMSLRQGEVCNAVTVSVVLHDDGSIAECSVFNSVIKPTYMLTYESASELLNLNLEEEVELRILSEAANLRLNWRRQQGAVETATLEARIKVSNPEDPEPSINLYVENQADPAMRLVSEMMILCGEAIATFGSRNNIPLPYRGQPQSDINLSEFSHLPEGPVRSFALVKIMRAAEIDFRKPARHGVLGIPGYVQFTSPIRRYLDLLAHYQIKAFLRGEPPPFTSGNLEGLASGVNEKVRAVRKLSNSSLRYWILEYLRKQPKERRYRALVLKFLKDRIAALLLVEVGFQATAWVSVGSQIGDEVVVKVEQSHPRDDIIYVKEVARG; this comes from the exons ATG GACCCATCACTACTTGAATTTGCTTGGTTTGAGCTACATGAAAAGAATAAGTCCGTGACAGTTGAAGAGATGGCTGAG ATAATTTTTGGTCGTGTTGAGCCTCTTGAGAGTTATTCTGCTCATCTCTTGCTATCAAAAGACGAAATATACTTCACTATACTTGAATCTAAAGGATTGCGTTGCGTTTATGGACCTCGACCAAGTGAGCAG GTTGAGGAGCTTATTCGTAGAAAGGTTGCAAAGGAAGCTGCTGAGAAAGAATTTCAGAACTTCATTAAACTGTTAGGCTCTGCAAAATCAATGCCTTCACATGATAAACCTTCCAAATCTTCATGGCAGGATGATGAGAAAATTTGGAGCAGAATTGAGTCACTTGAAGCATATGCTATTGATGCTTGTATAAGTGATAAACAAAGGGAAACAGCCGGGATA ATACTAAAGGAAATGGGTCTGgcaaaaacatcatcttcagcTGTAAATCTCTTGATAGATATTGGGTATTTTCCTGTACATGTCAATCTTGATTTGTTGAAATTGAGAATTCCCACTGATCACTTGGAAAAGATCACATCAGCTGCCCAAAGTCTTCTATCAGACTCATCTGATCCAGACGAG ATTAACAGGAAGAACCTTACTAACCTGAAGGTCTATGCCATTGATGTTGATGAAGCTGATGAG CTTGATGATGCTCTGAGTGCAACAAAGTTACAAGATGGTCGGATTAACATTTGGATACATGTTGCAGACGCAACTAGATATGTTCAACCTGGAAGTATTGTGGATAG GGAGGCTATGAGAAGGGGAACTTCTGTTTTCTTGCCCACTGCTACATATTCTATGTTTCCAGAAAATCTTGCCATGGGAGCTATGAGTTTGAGACAAGGGGAGGTTTGTAATGCTGTTACTGTATCAGTTGTGCTGCATGACGATGGCAG CATTGCAGAATGTTCAGTGTTCAACTCAGTGATTAAACCAACTTACATGTTAACATATGAGAGCGCATCAGAGCTACTCAATTTGAACCTTGAAGAGGAGGTTGAACTTAGAATTTTGTCTGAGGCTGCAAATCTTCGGTTAAATTGGCGCCGCCAGCAG GGTGCAGTCGAGACAGCAACATTAGAAGCTCGCATCAAAGTGTCTAATCCAGAGGATCCAGAGCCATCAATAAACCTTTATGTAGAAAATCAGGCAGACCCTGCAATGCGATTAGTCTCTGAGATGATGATCCTCTGTGGCGAAGCTATAGCTACATTTGGATCTCGGAATAACATTCCTTTACCCTACAGGGGACAACCTCAATCAGATATAAATCTTTCTGAATTTTCCCATCTTCCAGAAGGGCCTGTTAGGAGCTTTGCCCTAGTCAAGATAATGCGTGCAGCTGAAATTGATTTCAGGAAGCCAGCACGCCACGGGGTTTTGGGAATTCCTGGTTATGTTCAATTTACCTCTCCCATCCGTAGATATTTGGACCTTCTTGCTCATTATCAG ATAAAGGCATTTCTTAGAGGCGAGCCTCCACCCTTTACATCTGGTAATCTCGAAGGTCTAGCATCAGGTGTAAATGAGAAAGTTAGAGCAGTGAGGAAGCTCTCCAACAGTAGTCTCCGTTACTGGATACTAGAATATTTACGAAAACAACCAAAAGAGAGAAGATACCGTGCTTTAGtccttaaatttttgaaagatcgCATTGCAGCTCTGTTGTTGGTTGAG GTTGGATTTCAAGCTACTGCTTGGGTCTCAGTTGGATCACAGATAGGGGATGAAGTAGTGGTTAAGGTTGAACAGTCACATCCACGtgatgatattatttatgtgaaGGAGGTTGCAAGAGGTTGA
- the LOC25491582 gene encoding RHOMBOID-like protein 1, whose amino-acid sequence MAQEQPPLQIHSTTNNNNNMVHPVSLPVHHNHAREVKHYKKWFPWLLPFFVVANIVVFVITMYVNNCPKNSVSCIARFLKRFAFQPLKENPLLGPSSLTLQKMGALDVDKVVHGHQGWRLITCMWLHGGVFHLLANMLGILFIGIRLEQEFGFVLIGLLFVISGFGGSLLSALFIQSNISVGASGALFGLLGAMLSELITNWSMYDNKIAALFTLVIIIVVNLAIGILPHVDNFAHIGGFLAGFLLGFVFLIRPQFGWVNQRYARVEYSPTRATPKFKKYQCILWVLSLIILIVGLSGGLVALLSGIDANDHCSWCHYLSCVPTSKWNCHTEAAYCLSNQLGSQLNVTCSSNGKSSTYLMQDPTSSQIQQLCTQLCN is encoded by the exons ATGGCACAAGAACAACCACCATTACAGATCCACTCTACcaccaataacaacaacaatatggTTCACCCTGTTTCACTACCAGTTCATCATAACCATGCTAGAGAAGTGAAGCATTACAAAAAATGGTTTCCTTGGTTGTTAccgttttttgttgttgctaaCATCGTGGTTTTTGTTATCACTATGTATGTTAATAATTGTCCCAAGAATTCTGTTTCTTGTATTGCGAGGTTTCTCAAGCGTTTCGCTTTTCAGCCTCTTAAGGAAAATCCTCTTCTTGGTCCTTCTTCTTTGAc GCTACAGAAGATGGGGGCTCTTGATGTGGACAAAGTGGTTCACGGGCACCAAGGTTGGCGTCTCATCACTTGTATGTGGCTACATGGTGGAGTTTTTCATCTATTAGCAAATATGTTGGGCATTCTTTTCATTGGAATTCGGCTTGAGCAAGAATTTGGGTTTG TGCTTATTGGACTGCTATTTGTCATATCTGGATTTGGAGGCAGTTTGCTTTCTGCTCTTTTCATTCAGTCAAACATTTCTGTCGGTGCTTCTGGTGCGCTCTTTGGGTTGCTAGGAGCAATGCTATCAGAACTCATCACTAATTGGTCTATGTATGATAACAAG ATTGCAGCACTTTTCACACTTGTTATCATCATTGTTGTCAATCTCGCAATCGGGATTCTTCCACATGTGGACAACTTTGCTCATATTGGAGGCTTTCTTGCAGGATTTCTTCTTGGATTTGTGTTTTTGATACGACCTCAGTTTGGATGGGTAAACCAACGATATGCTCGTGTAGAGTATTCTCCAACACGCGCTACGCCTAAATTCAAGAAATATCAGTGCATATTATGGGTTCTCTCCTTGATCATTCTAATTGTTGG GCTTTCTGGTGGACTTGTTGCACTCCTCAGTGGTATTGATGCAAATGATCACTGCTCTTGGTGCCATTATCTGTCTTGCGTTCCAACTTCAAAATGGAACTGCCATACAGAGGCAGCATATTGTTTG TCAAACCAGCTTGGCAGCCAGCTGAATGTAACATGCTCAAGCAATGGTAAATCCAGTACATACTTGATGCAAGATCCAACTAGTTCCCAGATCCAGCAATTGTGTACTCAACTTTGTAATTGA
- the LOC25491583 gene encoding two-component response regulator ORR26, which produces MALFTDKPASFPEGLKVLAIDHDITLLNSIEEMCNRCNYKVTKCSMASDAFNMLERKDCFDVMLIDPHMPNMDAYDFVQSVVLQLNIPVIMMAVDSAESSIMKSIQCGACECWTKPLVEKQFKTMWQHVIRKGLTANKEYEIVGSSVVQEIRKRGREDDNASKETQAKKARLSWSPELHQRFLWAVNQLGLDRAMPKKILKIMDVPNMTKEQVASHLQKYRNYLKSSTEDTKGRMKKLKKSPFETKFSLEATHSLPEQDQSFLLNSATQCRDNCDAQQHWVEIGESNITSNIFSDLPNLFPYVDDDLSSLVW; this is translated from the exons ATGGCCCTTTTCACCGACAAACCTGCATCATTCCCAGAAGGTCTCAAGGTTCTTGCAATTGATCATGACATCACTCTCCTGAATTCCATCGAGGAGATGTGTAATCGATGCAATTATAAGG TTACCAAATGTAGCATGGCTTCTGATGCCTTCAACATGTTGGAAAGAAAGGACTGTTTCGATGTAATGTTGATTGATCCTCATATGCCAAACATGGATGCTTATGACTTTGTCCAAAGTGTTGTCCTACAACTCAACATTCCTGTCATTA tGATGGCCGTTGATTCCGCAGAAAGTTCTATTATGAAGTCTATTCAATGTGGGGCTTGCGAATGTTGGACTAAGCCTTTGGTTGAAAAACAGTTCAAGACCATGTGGCAACATGTTATAAGAAAAGGTTTGACTGCAAACAAAGAATATGAAATTGTTGGAAGCTCGGTGGTTCAAGAAATTAGAAAACGGGGTAGAGAAGATGATAATGCCTCAAAAGAAACACAGGCAAAGAAGGCCCGTTTGTCTTGGTCGCCAGAATTGCATCAACGATTTCTATGGGCTGTCAATCAACTAGGCCTTGATA GGGCAATGCCAAAAAAGATTCTGAAAATCATGGATGTTCCCAATATGACAAAAGAACAGGTTGCCAGCCATTTACAG AAGTATAGAAATTATTTAAAGAGCTCAACTGAAGATACAAAAGGTAGgatgaaaaaattaaagaagagTCCTTTTGAGACAAAATTTAGCTTAGAAGCTACTCACTCACTGCCGGAGCAGGACCAGAGTTTTCTCCTGAATTCAGCCACACAATGTCGCGACAATTGCGATGCACAACAACATTGGGTGGAAATTGGTGAATCCAACATTACTAGCAACATTTTTTCAGACTTGCCCAACTTGTTTCcatatgttgatgatgatttatcATCACTAGTGTGGTGA
- the LOC25491584 gene encoding F-box protein At3g58530, whose amino-acid sequence MFLIADCFPLLEELDLSQRGRLTNIVGGVEALSSALFKLRRVNLSGHEYINDELLFHLFKNCKLLEDAIVFRCPQLTQAGMSSALIERPTLRSLSFTRYYEVYEHAVLFEFIRNCPSLNAIKVEYQCGRVQIVRNPNRVNFVLNPQLKSLSLVSNRWLTNENMEAFASSFPNLELLDLSSSHNMYEEGVCQVLRRCCKIRHLNLSYCPRVKLRNMNFEVLELEVLNLSHTRVDDKGLRVISKSCCGLLQLLLESCFEVTEKGLKHVVENCKQLREINLKNCRGVQGDIVASMVSSRPSLRKIIAPPCYSFTDKKWEYFSLCMIIA is encoded by the coding sequence ATGTTCCTCATCGCGGATTGTTTCCCTTTGCTCGAAGAACTCGACCTTAGTCAACGTGGAAGGTTGACAAACATTGTTGGTGGAGTAGAGGCTCTTTCATCAGCACTTTTCAAACTCCGTAGGGTTAATCTCTCTGGTCATGAATACATCAATGATGAATTgcttttccatttgtttaagaaTTGCAAGCTTCTCGAAGATGCCATCGTGTTTAGATGTCCTCAATTAACCCAAGCAGGCATGTCTTCTGCTTTAATTGAGAGACCAACATTGAGGTCTTTATCCTTTACCAGATACTATGAAGTGTATGAACATGCAGTGTTGTTTGAATTCATTAGGAATTGTCCTTCCCTTAATGCGATCAAAGTGGAATACCAATGTGGGAGGGTACAAATTGTACGGAATCCTAATCGTGTGAATTTTGTATTAAACCCTCAATTAAAGTCTCTGAGTTTGGTTTCCAATCGTTGGTTAACAAATGAAAACATGGAAGCATTTGCATCCTCATTCCCCAATTTGGAGCTGCTTGATTTGAGCTCTTCCCATAACATGTATGAAGAAGGGGTTTGTCAAGTTTTACGGAGATGTTGTAAGATTAGACATTTGAACTTATCCTACTGTCCAAGAGTGAAGCTACGCAACATGAACTTTGAAGTTCTCGAATTGGAGGTCTTGAACTTGTCACATACAAGAGTTGATGACAAAGGACTTCGTGTGATATCAAAGAGTTGTTGTGGACTTTTGCAACTATTACTGGAAAGTTGTTTTGAGGTCACCGAGAAGGGATTGAAGCACGTGGTAGAAAACTGCAAGCAACTGAGAGAGATCAATTTGAAGAACTGCCGTGGAGTGCAAGGTGATATTGTTGCCTCAATGGTTTCTTCAAGGCCATCATTGAGAAAGATAATTGCTCCTCCTTGCTATTCGTTCACTGACAAAAAGTGGGAATATTTCAGTTTATGCATGATTATTGCTTAA